TTATCAACATAAGCCCAGGCAGCACATTTCCAAAAACACACTTCGCAATAGGTTGGATACGGAGTAAGATCCTCATCACTTACCGGACCTTCAGTTTTTGGTTCAAAGAATCCGAAGCCCTTTGATCCAAATGCCTTTACGCTTATTGCAGCAGCACCGGCACCGGCAGTTGAAATTTTGATAAAATCCCGTCTTGTCTTCATTCGTTTAATATTGTTTGTTTTTATCGGTAACTTATTTAACTCGCCTAATCATTATCCTGTGTCTTTAAAAGAATTTTTATTTGGCTCGTTTATTCAATTATTACAATTCGTTTTTTGTTACAGTAGCCAGAGCGCTATTTTAATCCCATTTTAAACTGACGATTGTACTCCTTTTTACAGTTTTCGTTCTTACTTATCTCTCCTTTATCCACGCGAAACATGAAAATTTTCAGCTGTGCATGCGTCCACATTTACCTTTAACCAAACCCTGCGCCCTTTTAATAATTACCGTTCTATATTTTTTCATATATATCTATTTACATTTATAGATACCAGGCAAATATATAAAGGATTTTGTAGTTCGGTACTTTCAGCTTCTAATTTGAAACTGATAAAAATAAGCCTGTTTTCGGACCATTTTCATGCCTGTCGAGAACGCGCTATAATTCTTATTTACAACTTATTAAACGCTGTAAAAAGAAAAATTAAAAGTACGGATAAATAGCAGGCTTCCATAATCAGAAAATAGGTTCTTTAACATGTACCCCCTACAAATACGTAAAAATTTCTTTGATTCATTTTGGCGAACTGTTTGATGTAAACCGACTACAAGAGATTACCAAAACCAGAGTTAGCATTTTTATTGCGTGCTATTTTCAGGCAGGTATTTTTTCAATTTATTACATTTGCCACAAATAGTATTCAGATGACAATAAAAAACCGACGGGCATTTTTAAAATTTGCAACGGCAGGACTGCTTGCCTTTTTTGTATACATCTGGAATAAACTAACGCTTCAGCACATTAAAACCTCCGAAAACAAAACAAGCACCTTGCCGCTTAACAAAAACAAAGAGGTGCAGTTTTTCGACCAATATATTGTGGTTAACAGTGAAAAAGGGACAACAGTATTTTCATCTTATTGCAGCCACCTGGGATGTAAAATCAACAATGTGGAAAATAAAAAATTAGTATGCCCCTGCCACGGCTCGGAATATAAACTCGACGGAACTGTAATTAAAGGTCCGGCATATAAAGACCTTAAAAAAGTAAACTACACCACAACTGCAGACGGCAAAAACATTATTGTAAACGGATAAATGGGTAATAAAAAAGATAAAACAACTTTTGGAACTCTGGCAGTAGCCATGTTCTGGCTGGTAATTTTATCAGGCGTTTTGCTTGCTGTTCCGTTTAATGTAGAATCGCCTTACCAGAGTGTTAGTACCGTTGCTGTTACCAATCCGTGGGGAGCATTTATTCGCAACTTTCATTACTGGAGCTCACAGTTTTTCCTGATTTTCAGCCTTGTACATCTGTACGATCATTTTCATAAAAAAGATAAAATAGGGCTAAAGACAGGCATGGCCTTTCGTTTAAGTATCGGGGTTTTAATTATATTTCTGGCCATGATTACCGGCTTTTTATTAAAAGGCGATGCCGACAGCGTACAAGCCCGCCAGATTTTACATACCCTTGCAGAGCGTGTACCGCTGATTGGAGAAAGCCTGGCGTTTTCCTTACTGGGCCATCCCGAAAGTTATCAACTGATCTACGTTCATCATATTGCCACATTTACTGTATTTATTGCTGTAATAATAATTGAGCACAGCCGAAAAAAATACTGGCCACCTTTATTTGATTTTGTAATTTCAGTAATCGGAGTACTGGCGTTTAGCTATTTTTTCAGTGCTCCATTGCACGACAACCTGAACCCGGCCGTAAAAGGCCCCTGGTATTTTGTTGGCTTCCAGGAAATTTTGCATTGGCTGAGCCAACCCGAGTGGTCACTGCTGCTATTTTTGGCCTTACTTATTCTAATTTTCCTTGTTAATTCACTGTCGGGGAAAACCATGTTTTTTAGTAAACGCAGCTTACTGCTTTTTACTGCTTTTTACTTTGTTTTAACTGTAATTGGCTTGTTCTTCAGAGGCGAGCGCTGGCAATGGAAATACCCGTGGCAAAACGGATACAATTACGAGGTGCTCAATAATTTTAAAGCGCCCCGGGTGCTAATCTCACCCGAATTTGAACTGGAAACAGCAATGGCATCACCCTTAACTCAGGGGCGAAAAGAAGCTTGCCTGGCCTGCCACACCGAAACCCATGGTTTGGTCGATTCGCATTCGCCAGAGGCCATAGGCTGTGTATCGTGCCATGGAGGCAATCCCTTTGCCACTGCAAAAAAACAGGCACACCAGAACATGATATTAATTCCGGGCAACCTGGCAACTGCCCGGCAATCGTGCGGAACCACACAATGCCACCCCGAAATTGTTGAACGTGTACCTACCGGTCTTATGGCTACTCTTAGCGGCATGATTAGTGTTGACCGTTTTGTTTTTAACGAACAAGATAGTCCTGATATACTTACCAACGTACACAGCCTGGGCAACTCTGCTGCCGACGAACACCTGCGCAATTTATGTGTACGTTGCCATTTGGGAAATCCCAAAACGGAATATGGCCCAATTAACGAAAGCAGCCGTGGCGGAGGCTGCCTGGCCTGCCATTTAAATTACAGCCACGAAGCAGAAGCCGCTCTAGCCATGGCTGGCGACACCATTATTAACGCCCACCCATCAATAAGCCTGGCCATTAGTAACAATCACTGCTTTGGCTGCCACAGTCGCTCAGGCAGAATATCAACCAGTTTCGAAGGCTGGCATGAAACGACCCTTTTGGCCGAAGAAATGCCTCAAGAAAAAAATTACCGGCTTATTGAAGGCGAACGGGTATTTGTTAAGAAACAAGCCGATGTGCACCACCAATTAGGCATGGAATGTATCGACTGCCACCATTCTTACGAAGTAATGGGCGATGGCAATTTATATGCGCACCAGGAAGATCAGGCAGATGTTCAATGCTCCGATTGTCATTTTTTGGGAAAAGCAAGAACTATTCGTGCTGAAAACCTCGACAATGAATCGGCCATTATTGCAGCATTAAGGCTGAAAAACAGCTCGGATAAGCAATTTTTACTAACCGAAAAACGCAAGCATGCACTTGTAAATACATTTGTTGAAAACGACACAGCCTTTTTACAAACCAAAAACAGCGGTATAAAAATGGTCTTAAGTCCTCCGGCTGAGGTTTGTTCGCGCAACAATGCCCACTCCAAACTGGCCTGTTCAAGCTGTCACTCGTCGTGGGTACCTACCTGCATTGGCTGCCATAACGAATACGACCCACACGAACCATCGTACAACATGGTGGCCAACAAAGAACAAACCGGAGGCTGGGTAGAATTTTTTGGAGAATACCAGGCAAAACTTCCTTCGCTTGGAATGCGTACCGATGGCGATAAAACAGAAATAATTCCTGTTGCCCCGGGAATGATTTTAACAATCGACAAAAGCACGTACACGAACGACACCGATAAGTCCACAATTTTTCATCGTTTATACGCACCGGTAGCACCACACACCACCACCAAAGAAGGACGCGATTGTAAAAGCTGCCATAACAGTTCGCTGGCATTGGGCTATGGCGAAGGAAAATTAGAATACAAAATTACAGACGGAAAAGGCAAATGGACTTTTTCGCCACTTTACCAGCGCGATGAAAACGACGGCTTGCCGGCCGATGCCTGGATAGATTTTCTGCAAACCCGAACCGGGAAGGTGGCTACACGCTCCAACGTTTCTCCACTAAATATTGAACAGCAAAAAAGTATGTTAACAGTTGGTGCCTGCCTCACTTGTCACGATGACAACTCCGCAGTAATGAAAGTAGGCCTGGCAAACTTTGAAGCACAATTGCAGCAACGCACAGCAAAGTGTATTGTTCCTGATTGGAATTAAGCAACCTGGCTCGTTTAACAAAAAAACGCCACCTGATTACAGATGGCGCCCAGCTCCCAAAATAAAAAAATAAGCTATGTAAAGATTATCTGTGTTCCTTCGCCTCCCGACATTGCATAAAGGTCTCCTACAGTAATAATATCTTTTACGTGCTCACACAGGTCGTCCATGCTAAGTTTAAACATATCGGCAGCCATTTTGCACGCGTAAACCTCGCCACCACCGGCAGTTATCATATCTAAAAATTCGTCAACCGGCGGTACTTCCATCTCGTCGCCCATATTTACCGGAACCACCGTAAGCACATCAAAATCAATTTCTTTTTCGTCGTATGAAATCAGTTTTTTCGCGTCATTATCTACCCGCTCGATATAGAAGTCACGAATAACTTCAATATTGTTTTCAGCCGGAAGCTCAGACAGCATTTTTGTTGCCACCGGTTTTGTGAAAGCACCGGGCATTGGAGTAACATACGATATGTCTACTTTCTCACGTATACCCAATTCGGTAAAAAAGGCATCGGCTGAAAAAAACAAACTCAAGTGGTGTCACCAGGCATTTATAAGGCAATTCGGTAATGGACATTACCAGTTTTCCACCCTCCCTGCCTTTAAAATACTTTTGCAGCGTCATGGCCCCTTCAACGGTGTAAAAATCAAAAATCTCTTTATACCAAAGTTTTTCTCTTAACCCAGCTGTTTCTTCCGGAAAAGTTTTTGTGCCCGTTGCTACAATAAGAAAGTCGTAATTCAGTATTTTCCCTCCCCCCAGATGTACTTTATTGGCGTCGGCTTCAATGCGGTCTATTACCGAATAAATTATATTTACTCCTGCCGGAATAAAATCAGACTTTGGTTTTTTCACATCTTCTTTTTGGAATATTCCGAATGGAATAAATAAAAAACCGGGCTGATAATAATGGGTTTTAAACTGGTCAACAATGGTAATCGACCATTCTTCCCGCTCCAGTTTTCCTCAACTTATTGACCATCATAGTTCCGGCAGTTCCGGCACCCAGGATAACTATTTTCTTCATTTCAATTTGTTCTATTGGTTTATCTGCGTTTTAAATTTACCGCTCAGCCGGCGGCATGCTGTATAACCTGTTATGATAATTATGAGCGCGTAATAAATATCATAAGAAATTGGTACATTGCAGATTAACGAAATGCGAAAAATCAGGATTATGGGCGACACGACGTGTACTTGCGAAAATTGCCAGTTGAGAAGTATTTTCTTTGCTCATGTTAACAGCGAGGAACTGACAAATATATGCGACCTGAAAGTTGAACGGCAATATTCGAAAGGAGAAATAATTATAAACGAAGGCGACCCCATAGATGAATTTCTTTACATGAAGGAAGGCCTGGTAAAACTTTCTAAAGCGACATTGCATGGCAAAGATCAGATTATCAGCTTTTCAAAACCATTTGACTTTGTAAGCCTCCTGTCGGTATTTTCGTCGAACAAATACAAATACTCGGTTACCGCCATTGAAGAAACCACCGTGTGTATATTACAACTTGATATGGTTAAGAAAAATGCGCAGGAAAACGCCATGTTTTCCATGGATTTGATGATGCACATTAGCCAGATGACTGATAAAATTATTCTCGACAACCTTGATATTAAGCGCAAGCACCTGAAAGGACGAATTGCCCATGTGTTGCTCTACTTTTCTGATTACATTTATAAAAAAGACGAATTTGAACTTCCGATATCGCGGCGCGAAATTGCCGAATATATTGGAATGACAACCGAGAATGTTATCCGCACATTGTCGGAATTCCGAAAAGACAAAATCATTAAAATTTTTGGGAAAGATATTTTAATTGCCGACAAAAAACGATTGCAAAGTATTTCTGAGTTTGGTTAATTACAAGTCTTCAGGCCGGTTAAGATTGGTAAACAACTTTTTATTTCGCTTCAGCTGTGCAGTTGCATCCACCCAATTTGTATTCAGCTTATTAATAAAATTATGCATCTTGTAATCGCCGCATTGCAACATATTTTCAAGAATGGGAAGACTGCTTTTATGGTACAGGGCAATAAGTGGCTCAGCACCTGAGGCCGAAGTAGGCACTACCGCATCGAAGTTTCCGGTTTGGCTTAAAAGAAATGTTAAAAAATCGCTATCCACAAAAGCAGCATCAACACTAAGCACCAGGTTCCAGTCTGTTTCAGATTGTTTTAAACAGGAATATATTCCACCCATTGGCCCACAATTTTTTACCTCGTCTGCCACAACACGGTGGCCAAAATTAGAGTGCGATTGGTGATTTGAACTGATCAACAATTCTGAAGAGAACGGTTTACACAGATTTATTACCCGCTCGAGCAAGGTTTTCCCGCCAAACCCGAGCAAGGCTTTGTCGGTGCCCATGCGTTTACTTTTTCCACCGGCTAAAATAATTGCAGAACTGTTCATGCGTTTCAAATTAAAGTCTAAAGTTAGTTTTATTGCAGATAAGAACGTAATAAATCAAACAGTTGCTTTTGTTTAATGGGTTTGGCAATATAAGCGCTGCAGCCATAGTCGAGGCATTTTTTTCGTTCTTCGGGCATGGCATAAGCTGTTTGAGCAATAACTGGCAGATGTGGCCAGTTTTTTCGCAGTTTCACCAAAGCATCCAGACCATTCATCTCGGGCATATTAATATCCAGCAATACCAAATCTGGAAGTTCATGCGCCATCATTTGCAGCAACTCAATACCATTTTGAGCGCGTTTTGTAGCAGCGCCGGTTAATTTCACGCTGTGATTGATTAAAAGGTAGGAGCTGTCATCGTCTTCAGCAATAAATATATTTTTTCCCAACAGATTGGGCAGTAAAGACACATCAGTTTGCGGTGTTGCATGGTGTTCTTCTTCCAACTGCTCTTCAAGCGGAAGCATCACAAAAAAAGTACTCCCTTTTTCGGGTTCAGATGTTAACCATATTTTACCACCGAGCAGTTGTAACAGTCCACTCACAATGGTTAAACCAAGTCCGGTTCCTTTTTTAAACTCAATATTCGATGCCTGTGAAAACCGGTCAAAAATCAGCTTTTGCTCAGCTTCCGGAATTCCGGGTCCTTCATCGCTCACAAAAAACTCCACCCTTTTTTCCTGCCTTTTTAGGTTGTAACCAATTTTTATGGTTCCACTATCAGAATATTTAATAGCATTATCAATCAAATTGGTTAATATCTGTTTGAAGCGTATTTCATCCGTTACAATATGAAAATCAGCGTTTTTTCCCGGGATTTGCAATTCAATACTTAACTGCTTATTCTGCACCTGAATTTTGTTGGTACCAATATCCAGGGCTTCGTATAAACTTTTAATCACATTCACCCTTGACAACTCAATTTTCATTTGGTTCGACTCAATTTTCGAAACATCAATAATGTCGTCAATAATTCGCAACAACTGCTCGCCCGAAACGGTAATTATATTCCGGTACCTGTCAATCATTTCCTTTGGCAATCCCGGTTCACCAAGCATATTCGAAAATCCCAGCAAAGCGTTCATTGGGGTTCGGATTTCGTGACTCATATTCGCCAAAAACTGCGATTTTAGCATATCAGCTTCTTTCGCTCTGTTGCGTTCTGCCTCCATTATCAACTTGTTTTCGCGCAATAAAGCAGAAACGTTTTTTTCCTTTTTTAGCGATTGATCGAGATTGCGAAGCATTTCGTTAAGCAAAATAGAGAAAAACACTGTTACACAAAGAAACAGAATCACATTTACAGCCCATCCGAATCTTCCGTAGGCATTTAAATCAACCGTATATGGCGAATTAAAATGAATAGGAACATAAAGCAGTATAAAAGCTACAGTGGAAAGAATTTCGGAATAGATTAATCCCTTGTAGCCATAAAAAAAACACGATAGAAGAACAAAAATAAACATCCAGTTAAAAGCAGACCCTCGGGTACCAATTAGCAGGAAGACAGTAATTCCGAGTAAAAAAAACATCAGGGTGCTGATTATTACTTTTACCTGTGCTCCAATTTTTTTTGAAAAAGCTACAATTACAAAAACGCTGTAAATAAACGTATTGGAAATTACAAGCCCCCAAACGCCTTCTTTTATACCGAAGGCAACACCCGGAATAAACGCAATGGGGCCAATTAAAACAAATGCCCCCAGCATAATTATCAGCACCTTATTTTTCCATTCGGCAAAAACCTGTACTTCTCCAATTTCGGGGAAAGGTATAAATCGTGAAAGAAACGTTACAACTTTGTCTATCGTCATTCTTCTCCATATTATCAGTTAACAAAATACAGGTTCAACAAAAATGTTATACCTGTGGCAGCAAACCTTTGACGGTTTGTGTCTAAAAAAAATAATGATTAGAGAAGAAGAAAAAGAAGTCCCGCTTCACCGGGACTTTGTATCCTGATCAATCGTCTTCAAAAAGAGGAATATAAAAAAACCCCAGTAAAACTGGGGTTTTAAAAGGGTGGAAGACCGGATTTGAACCGGCGACCTCTGGAACCACAATCCAGCGTTCTAACCAACTGAACTACATCCACCATTTGTTTTGCGGGTGCAAATATAAATATTTTATTCTTTTACAAACCAAAAAATATAATTTTTGAATGCTTTTTTTTGAATACACTTTTGATATTTTGTAAAAACACATCCTTAAATTGCAACCTCCCATTGATATTCTTGTCATTAAAATTGAAAGTTGAACAATTGAGAGAAAAAGAGCACATACATAAAAAAATTATTGAAGCCTGTAAACAGGGGGACAACCGGTCTCGTTACGAGTTGTATGCGCTCTACTCAAAAGCCATGTTCAACATTAGTTACCGGATGATGAACAACCGTGAAGAAGCAGAAGATATGTTGCAAGAAGCCTTTACCCAGGCCTTTTTAAAACTGGAATCGTTTAGATACGAGTCGAACTTTGGAGCCTGGTTAAAACGAATTGTGGTAAACACCTGCATTAACGCTATAAATAAAAAGAAAGTAGAACTAACTTATTGCGAAGAAATATACGACTATGATGCAACAGAGGAAAGTAACGATTATGAACCGGAATATACCGTAGCAAACATTACAAAGGCCATGGAAAAACTACCGGAAGGAGGAAGAATGGTTTTTTCGCTGTATTTACTTGAAGGATACGACCATGCCGAAATCTCACAGATTTTGGGCATTACCGAGTCCACATCGAAAAGCCAGTTTATGCGCGCAAAGCGCCGTATTGTTGAAACATTAAAACAAACCCATGGGGATGCTATGGATAATTCATAAGCCTTATGAAAACAAATAAATTAGAAGATTTTGTAAAAACCAATCGCGAAGAATTTGATTTTCGTGCCCCATCGCCTGATGTGTGGGCCAAAATTGAAGCAAGCACCCAAAAACCAAAAGTAATTCCTTTGTGTCGCTATCTTTCAAGAATAGCGGCTGTGGCCGTTGTATTGGTAGTAACTACCCTGGTTATTTGGCAAGGCAGCTTTTTAAACACGAAAAGCATGGCAGAAAATGCTGACCCTGAGCTAATGGAACTAATTGAGGCCGAAGCATTTTACTCGCACCAGGTAAATCAGAAACTTAAGGAAATACAGAAATGCTACTATACTTTTCCGGAATTAAAGGAAGATATTGAAACTGATTTAAACGAGTTGGAAAGTATGTACCTGCTGCTAAAAAACGACCTTGAAGAAAATATTTCGAACAAGAGCGTTATTGAGGCCATGATTGAGAACAACCGATACAGGCTTCAGCTTTGCGATGATGTACTTGACCAGATAAAATGCTAGAGAAGGGGGAAAAATGAGAAGAATAAAATGGAAAATAGTTACCGTGCTTATTGTTTTAATGTTGCCATTTTGCGTTAGTGCCCAATTTACCGACACCCGTAAAATTACCAGAACTTACAGGATTACGCCTGAAACGCAAATAGAAATTTCGAATAAATATGGTAAAATAGATTTTAAAAACTGGGACAAAGATTCGGTTAAGTTTGAGATTAGCGTAAGGGTTGAAGAAAAGAAATTGTCGAAACTCGAAGAATCGATTGATGGAATTGATTTTGACATTACCAATAGCGAGCATTACCTGATTGTTCGCACTGCTGTTGAAAAGAACAGAAGCACCCTGGGACGTGAAATCAAAAAATTTAAAGAAACGCTGCTAAGCTCTGATGGAAACGTACAGGTAGATTATACCGTTTGGATGCCCGACTCGAACCGTCTGAAAGTTGACAATAAATTTGGCGATATTTATATTGGCGACTACAAAGGCGAAGCAGATATTACCCTGTCAAATGGTAATTTAAAAGCGCATAACTTTATAAACACCCTAAATCTTACCCTTAATTTTGCCGATGCATCGGTGAACAGCATCAGCAAAGGACGTTTAGACTGCAACTTTAGTGAACTCTTTGTAAGGAATATGGGAACAGTGCGTATTCAAAGTAAATCAACCGAATTTGAGCTGCAAAAAGTTGAAAACCTTTCAGCCAACTCGCGACGCGACAAATTCAGGATTCGTCAGATAGAATTACTGGATGCACGCAGCAGTTTTACATCATTCAGAATAAACGAGTTGGCCGACCGCATTAAAATTCAGGCCGAGTACGGCGATATTGAATTGGAAAAAACAGTACCCGATTTTAGCCAAGTTAACATCGAATCAAAATCAACTGACATTAACCTCTATTTTAGCCGGGAATCGGCTTTTTCGTACAACTTAAAAAATACAAAAGCAGAAGTTGATTTAGGCCCTGATTTTATTATCGTAAAAGAAGAAATGCTCGATGAAAAAGAAAAAGAAATGCTTATAACCGGGTATTTTGGCAAGCAGGCAGAAAGCCCTGAAAAGCTCAGAATAAATGCCAATTCAGGGAATATAAATATTCGAACAGCCTATTAAAATCTGTTCGATTAAATTTTTTGCACACATTTTGCAACCCTTTCAAAAAACACCTGTCATTAAGAACAGAAAGCAAACAATTATTAACCATCCGGGAATAATTTGCCAAAGCCATGAAAACAATTAAGCAAACTTTCCCGACAGAAAACTATTTAGTCATGAAAACAATTAAACTTTTCATTTATGGCCTTGCCATAATTTTTTCCACAAGCAGTTGTATTGAAGACATTACGGTGAAAGGCAATGGAATAGAGGCCTCAGAGAGCAGAATAACTTCGAACTTCGACCGTGTTCATTCGTCAGGTAATTTTAGGGTTCACATTACCGAAGGCACCAAAAACGATGTACTTGTTACCGCCGATGAAAACCTGTTGCAATACATTGAAACCTTTGTTAAAGGTGATGCTTTGCAGATTGAAGTAAAAGGAATACGAAACCTAAAAAACACCCTCCCTATGGAAGTTTATGTTGTAACGCCGGAACTGAAAGGAATAAAACTCAGTGGATCGGGCACCATAACTACCAACTATTTTTACACCAACAAAATGGACCTTGTTCTTTCCGGCTCGGGAAGATTAATTGCTGCTTTTGAAGCCAATGAAATTGATGCTTTGCTTTCAGGATCGGGAAGTATGGAGCTAACGGGTGCTGCCGACAATGCCAGTTTTCTTGTTAGCGGCTCGGGAACTATTAATGGCTATTCTTTTGACCTTTATAACTGCAAAACAACCACCTCTGGCTCGGGCGATATGTGGGTAAATGTTGACCATTACCTCGATTCCAGAATTTCGGGCAGCGGCAATGTATTTTATTACGGAAGTCCTGAAGTAAAAACGAGTATCTCCGGTTCGGGAAGCGTAATCAGTAATAACTAAAATCCCATTGATTATGAAACGTCTCTTCGTTATTCTTCTTTTAAGTTTTCCCTTAGCCCTTTCTGCTCAAACTTTTAACAAGGCTGTTGGCATACGTGGCGGGCTTTCATCGGGGTTTGAATACCGCTTTTATACTGATGATGC
Above is a genomic segment from uncultured Draconibacterium sp. containing:
- a CDS encoding Rieske (2Fe-2S) protein, translated to MTIKNRRAFLKFATAGLLAFFVYIWNKLTLQHIKTSENKTSTLPLNKNKEVQFFDQYIVVNSEKGTTVFSSYCSHLGCKINNVENKKLVCPCHGSEYKLDGTVIKGPAYKDLKKVNYTTTADGKNIIVNG
- a CDS encoding cytochrome b N-terminal domain-containing protein, whose amino-acid sequence is MGNKKDKTTFGTLAVAMFWLVILSGVLLAVPFNVESPYQSVSTVAVTNPWGAFIRNFHYWSSQFFLIFSLVHLYDHFHKKDKIGLKTGMAFRLSIGVLIIFLAMITGFLLKGDADSVQARQILHTLAERVPLIGESLAFSLLGHPESYQLIYVHHIATFTVFIAVIIIEHSRKKYWPPLFDFVISVIGVLAFSYFFSAPLHDNLNPAVKGPWYFVGFQEILHWLSQPEWSLLLFLALLILIFLVNSLSGKTMFFSKRSLLLFTAFYFVLTVIGLFFRGERWQWKYPWQNGYNYEVLNNFKAPRVLISPEFELETAMASPLTQGRKEACLACHTETHGLVDSHSPEAIGCVSCHGGNPFATAKKQAHQNMILIPGNLATARQSCGTTQCHPEIVERVPTGLMATLSGMISVDRFVFNEQDSPDILTNVHSLGNSAADEHLRNLCVRCHLGNPKTEYGPINESSRGGGCLACHLNYSHEAEAALAMAGDTIINAHPSISLAISNNHCFGCHSRSGRISTSFEGWHETTLLAEEMPQEKNYRLIEGERVFVKKQADVHHQLGMECIDCHHSYEVMGDGNLYAHQEDQADVQCSDCHFLGKARTIRAENLDNESAIIAALRLKNSSDKQFLLTEKRKHALVNTFVENDTAFLQTKNSGIKMVLSPPAEVCSRNNAHSKLACSSCHSSWVPTCIGCHNEYDPHEPSYNMVANKEQTGGWVEFFGEYQAKLPSLGMRTDGDKTEIIPVAPGMILTIDKSTYTNDTDKSTIFHRLYAPVAPHTTTKEGRDCKSCHNSSLALGYGEGKLEYKITDGKGKWTFSPLYQRDENDGLPADAWIDFLQTRTGKVATRSNVSPLNIEQQKSMLTVGACLTCHDDNSAVMKVGLANFEAQLQQRTAKCIVPDWN
- a CDS encoding Crp/Fnr family transcriptional regulator, translating into MGDTTCTCENCQLRSIFFAHVNSEELTNICDLKVERQYSKGEIIINEGDPIDEFLYMKEGLVKLSKATLHGKDQIISFSKPFDFVSLLSVFSSNKYKYSVTAIEETTVCILQLDMVKKNAQENAMFSMDLMMHISQMTDKIILDNLDIKRKHLKGRIAHVLLYFSDYIYKKDEFELPISRREIAEYIGMTTENVIRTLSEFRKDKIIKIFGKDILIADKKRLQSISEFG
- a CDS encoding molybdenum cofactor guanylyltransferase — translated: MNSSAIILAGGKSKRMGTDKALLGFGGKTLLERVINLCKPFSSELLISSNHQSHSNFGHRVVADEVKNCGPMGGIYSCLKQSETDWNLVLSVDAAFVDSDFLTFLLSQTGNFDAVVPTSASGAEPLIALYHKSSLPILENMLQCGDYKMHNFINKLNTNWVDATAQLKRNKKLFTNLNRPEDL
- a CDS encoding ATP-binding protein, with translation MTIDKVVTFLSRFIPFPEIGEVQVFAEWKNKVLIIMLGAFVLIGPIAFIPGVAFGIKEGVWGLVISNTFIYSVFVIVAFSKKIGAQVKVIISTLMFFLLGITVFLLIGTRGSAFNWMFIFVLLSCFFYGYKGLIYSEILSTVAFILLYVPIHFNSPYTVDLNAYGRFGWAVNVILFLCVTVFFSILLNEMLRNLDQSLKKEKNVSALLRENKLIMEAERNRAKEADMLKSQFLANMSHEIRTPMNALLGFSNMLGEPGLPKEMIDRYRNIITVSGEQLLRIIDDIIDVSKIESNQMKIELSRVNVIKSLYEALDIGTNKIQVQNKQLSIELQIPGKNADFHIVTDEIRFKQILTNLIDNAIKYSDSGTIKIGYNLKRQEKRVEFFVSDEGPGIPEAEQKLIFDRFSQASNIEFKKGTGLGLTIVSGLLQLLGGKIWLTSEPEKGSTFFVMLPLEEQLEEEHHATPQTDVSLLPNLLGKNIFIAEDDDSSYLLINHSVKLTGAATKRAQNGIELLQMMAHELPDLVLLDINMPEMNGLDALVKLRKNWPHLPVIAQTAYAMPEERKKCLDYGCSAYIAKPIKQKQLFDLLRSYLQ
- a CDS encoding RNA polymerase sigma factor, encoding MREKEHIHKKIIEACKQGDNRSRYELYALYSKAMFNISYRMMNNREEAEDMLQEAFTQAFLKLESFRYESNFGAWLKRIVVNTCINAINKKKVELTYCEEIYDYDATEESNDYEPEYTVANITKAMEKLPEGGRMVFSLYLLEGYDHAEISQILGITESTSKSQFMRAKRRIVETLKQTHGDAMDNS
- a CDS encoding DUF4097 family beta strand repeat-containing protein, with translation MRRIKWKIVTVLIVLMLPFCVSAQFTDTRKITRTYRITPETQIEISNKYGKIDFKNWDKDSVKFEISVRVEEKKLSKLEESIDGIDFDITNSEHYLIVRTAVEKNRSTLGREIKKFKETLLSSDGNVQVDYTVWMPDSNRLKVDNKFGDIYIGDYKGEADITLSNGNLKAHNFINTLNLTLNFADASVNSISKGRLDCNFSELFVRNMGTVRIQSKSTEFELQKVENLSANSRRDKFRIRQIELLDARSSFTSFRINELADRIKIQAEYGDIELEKTVPDFSQVNIESKSTDINLYFSRESAFSYNLKNTKAEVDLGPDFIIVKEEMLDEKEKEMLITGYFGKQAESPEKLRINANSGNINIRTAY
- a CDS encoding head GIN domain-containing protein, translated to MKTIKLFIYGLAIIFSTSSCIEDITVKGNGIEASESRITSNFDRVHSSGNFRVHITEGTKNDVLVTADENLLQYIETFVKGDALQIEVKGIRNLKNTLPMEVYVVTPELKGIKLSGSGTITTNYFYTNKMDLVLSGSGRLIAAFEANEIDALLSGSGSMELTGAADNASFLVSGSGTINGYSFDLYNCKTTTSGSGDMWVNVDHYLDSRISGSGNVFYYGSPEVKTSISGSGSVISNN